A single window of Nocardioides kongjuensis DNA harbors:
- a CDS encoding M20/M25/M40 family metallo-hydrolase, whose translation MDIERKVDAVLGHVTRERLLSAVTGVVDIASPTGGEGELARWLVERMDAAGLRAVEQRIDDEQSNAVGVLAGGNGPSVLLYAPIDTFTDDDAGATVHGDLVEGLGAGNPKGHAACVLVALEALAASGIELGGDVVAGFGAGGMPAFAPDDAARANTGHGVGATFLLERGFTTDHAVIAKPGWNVSHEEVGLVWLDVVVPGIHTYVGSRHRLPYRNAVALAGEVALRLEAWLEDYAERHETGTMRPQGIVSSVRGGLDHLAAATAASVRLRLDVRITPEQTPPSVTREVRAFLDEVGRELDVELTVTQIAAVPASHTAPSSEVVRAAVAAWETVAGESHTPITGNSGATDANILRLRGVPTARVGMPKVPAGPDGVPPDFTRGMNLVDLVEARRLVEILVRTVLLLQHAPGRD comes from the coding sequence GTGGACATCGAGCGGAAGGTCGACGCCGTTCTCGGTCACGTGACCCGGGAGCGGCTGCTGAGTGCGGTGACCGGCGTGGTCGACATCGCCAGCCCGACCGGCGGCGAGGGGGAGCTGGCCCGCTGGCTCGTCGAGCGGATGGACGCCGCCGGGCTGCGGGCCGTGGAGCAGCGGATCGACGATGAGCAGTCCAACGCCGTCGGCGTCCTCGCCGGCGGCAACGGACCGTCCGTGCTGCTCTATGCGCCGATCGACACGTTCACCGACGACGACGCCGGCGCGACGGTCCACGGCGACCTGGTCGAGGGGCTGGGCGCGGGCAACCCCAAGGGGCACGCGGCTTGCGTCCTCGTCGCGCTGGAGGCACTGGCGGCGTCCGGAATCGAGCTCGGCGGCGATGTCGTCGCCGGGTTCGGTGCCGGCGGGATGCCGGCCTTCGCGCCGGACGACGCGGCTCGCGCCAACACCGGCCACGGGGTGGGCGCGACCTTCCTGCTGGAGCGCGGGTTCACCACCGACCACGCGGTGATCGCCAAGCCCGGCTGGAACGTCTCGCACGAGGAGGTCGGGCTGGTCTGGCTCGACGTCGTCGTACCGGGCATCCACACGTACGTCGGCAGCCGCCACCGGTTGCCCTACCGCAATGCGGTCGCGCTCGCGGGCGAGGTGGCGCTGCGGCTGGAGGCGTGGCTCGAGGACTACGCCGAGCGCCACGAGACCGGAACCATGCGTCCGCAGGGCATCGTCTCGTCGGTACGCGGCGGCCTCGACCACCTCGCGGCCGCGACGGCTGCGTCGGTGCGGCTGCGGCTCGACGTCCGGATCACGCCGGAGCAGACGCCCCCGTCGGTCACCCGCGAGGTGCGCGCCTTCCTGGACGAGGTCGGCCGTGAGCTCGACGTCGAGCTCACCGTCACCCAGATCGCTGCAGTGCCGGCCAGCCACACGGCGCCGTCGTCCGAGGTGGTGCGGGCGGCGGTCGCCGCGTGGGAGACGGTCGCGGGCGAGAGCCACACGCCGATCACCGGCAACAGCGGCGCCACCGACGCCAACATCCTGCGCCTGCGCGGTGTCCCGACCGCACGGGTCGGCATGCCGAAGGTGCCGGCCGGGCCGGACGGCGTACCGCCCGACTTCACCCGCGGCATGAACCTCGTCGACCTCGTCGAGGCCCGGCGGCTGGTCGAGATCCTGGTCCGCACTGTGCTGCTCCTGCAGCACGCACCCGGTCGGGACTGA
- a CDS encoding alpha/beta fold hydrolase: MSNDLARTIWTELAGTDFTMTTVDAGGVPTRSLQAGSGDEHVIFLHGTSGHLEAFVRNLPVHAQRYHCHAIDMLGHGFTGKPDFPYEIPRYRDHLLAYMDALGIEKAHLVGESLGGWVAGRTAIDNPDRVASIQLLAAGGTVANPEVMERIRTSTRLAVETDDTELTRKRMRLLMADPVNATEELVAMRHLIYHQPEFVANIDNLLCLQDLETRLRNILRPEDLAEITVPTLVVWGRNNPFGDVPEATAMHQNIAGSELVLFDDCGHWPQHEQADLYNPISLEFLAKHPVG; the protein is encoded by the coding sequence ATGAGCAACGACCTGGCCAGGACCATCTGGACCGAGCTCGCCGGCACCGACTTCACGATGACGACGGTCGACGCGGGCGGCGTACCGACCCGATCCCTGCAGGCCGGCAGCGGTGACGAGCACGTCATCTTCCTGCACGGCACCTCGGGCCATCTCGAGGCGTTCGTGCGCAACCTCCCGGTGCACGCGCAGCGCTACCACTGCCACGCGATCGACATGCTCGGGCACGGATTCACCGGCAAGCCGGACTTCCCGTACGAGATCCCGCGCTACCGCGACCACCTGCTCGCCTACATGGACGCACTGGGCATCGAGAAGGCCCACCTGGTCGGCGAGTCGCTGGGTGGCTGGGTGGCCGGCCGGACGGCGATCGACAACCCCGACCGGGTCGCGTCGATCCAGCTGCTTGCCGCCGGCGGCACCGTCGCCAACCCCGAGGTGATGGAGCGGATCCGCACCAGCACCCGACTGGCGGTCGAGACCGACGACACCGAGCTGACGCGCAAGCGGATGCGGCTGCTCATGGCCGACCCGGTCAACGCCACCGAGGAGCTGGTGGCGATGCGGCACCTGATCTACCACCAGCCCGAGTTCGTCGCCAACATCGACAACCTGCTGTGCCTGCAGGACCTCGAGACCCGGCTGCGCAACATCCTGCGCCCCGAGGACCTTGCCGAGATCACGGTCCCCACGCTGGTCGTGTGGGGGCGCAACAACCCGTTCGGCGACGTCCCGGAGGCCACGGCGATGCACCAGAACATCGCCGGCTCCGAGCTGGTGCTCTTCGACGACTGCGGGCACTGGCCGCAGCACGAGCAGGCCGACCTCTACAACCCGATCAGCCTCGAGTTCCTCGCCAAGCACCCCGTCGGCTGA
- a CDS encoding alpha/beta fold hydrolase, whose protein sequence is MTTATKLTSPAAGPRPDSRYADADGVKFHYLEVGTGPDTLFLHGGGPGCTGWSDFGPVIPLFAADRRCVIPDLLQYGLSEKCRITGPMWDFHAAKMVALMDELGMEQADIVCNSWGGTIALCLAATYPDRVRSLVITGSMPVFYGPLAPLPENGHRGRNARDVYYGGEGPTREKMRSLITRLEWYDADRLPEETLEMRWQQSLDPGERELAAMSDSPRGDWQDLTAELGRVEAPTLFMWGREDAFLTPDYPMMLARMVQRGNLHVMDHVSHHLQEERPGAYHAVVDGFLRAVDHP, encoded by the coding sequence ATGACCACCGCAACGAAGCTGACCTCGCCCGCTGCCGGGCCGCGGCCGGACAGCAGGTACGCCGACGCCGACGGGGTGAAGTTCCACTACCTCGAGGTCGGCACCGGCCCGGACACGTTGTTCCTGCACGGTGGCGGTCCGGGCTGCACCGGCTGGAGCGACTTCGGTCCGGTCATCCCGCTGTTCGCGGCCGACCGACGCTGTGTCATTCCCGACCTGCTGCAGTACGGCCTGTCCGAGAAGTGTCGGATCACCGGCCCGATGTGGGACTTCCACGCCGCCAAGATGGTCGCCCTCATGGACGAGCTCGGCATGGAGCAGGCCGACATCGTCTGCAACTCGTGGGGCGGGACGATCGCGCTCTGCCTCGCCGCCACGTACCCCGACCGGGTCCGCTCGCTGGTCATCACCGGCAGCATGCCGGTCTTCTACGGCCCGCTCGCGCCACTGCCCGAGAACGGCCACCGCGGCCGCAACGCCCGCGACGTCTACTACGGCGGCGAGGGCCCGACCCGGGAGAAGATGCGCTCCCTGATCACCCGCCTCGAGTGGTACGACGCCGACCGGCTCCCCGAGGAGACGCTCGAGATGCGCTGGCAGCAGAGCCTCGACCCCGGCGAGCGGGAGCTGGCCGCCATGTCGGACTCGCCGCGGGGCGACTGGCAGGACCTGACGGCCGAGCTCGGCCGGGTCGAGGCACCGACGCTGTTCATGTGGGGCCGGGAGGACGCCTTCCTGACCCCCGACTACCCGATGATGCTCGCCCGCATGGTGCAGCGCGGGAACCTCCACGTGATGGACCACGTCTCGCACCACCTGCAGGAGGAGCGTCCGGGCGCCTACCACGCCGTCGTCGACGGCTTCCTCCGCGCGGTCGACCACCCCTGA
- a CDS encoding catechol 1,2-dioxygenase, producing MSSIVLGVGASHSTLMNTHWDQVVHTDRAEAFRDGLAAARDRIAEARPDVVLVVGSNHFRGFWLDLIPSFTLGVGEVIAAGEAGTPKGPQHADPAFAQELAAELVGGGIDVAISARLQIDHGQSHAIQYLLDGIDVPVVPLVVNVFATPLPTTTRCAQVGEAIAAAVERIGGDRRVVVIASGGLSHQLPWPSDWTTPDGEDEEFLVEAWLNGRGEWERFDQRRREIIVAAQPCIFTDFDERFLADLERGELRPYAELTTEQIAEQAGNGGQEIRTWLVMAAALGFRAGKALAYAEMPEWLTGMSVAVIDATEGNA from the coding sequence ATGTCGTCGATCGTGCTCGGCGTCGGAGCCTCGCACTCCACGCTGATGAACACCCACTGGGACCAGGTCGTCCACACCGACCGAGCGGAGGCCTTCCGCGACGGCCTCGCCGCCGCGCGGGACCGGATCGCCGAGGCCCGACCCGATGTGGTCCTGGTCGTCGGGTCCAACCACTTCCGCGGCTTCTGGCTCGACCTGATCCCGTCGTTCACCCTCGGTGTGGGGGAGGTGATCGCCGCCGGTGAGGCCGGTACGCCGAAGGGCCCGCAGCACGCGGACCCGGCGTTCGCACAGGAGCTCGCGGCCGAGCTGGTCGGCGGCGGCATCGACGTCGCCATCTCGGCGCGACTGCAGATCGACCACGGGCAGTCGCACGCAATCCAGTACCTGCTCGACGGCATCGACGTGCCCGTCGTACCGCTGGTGGTCAACGTGTTCGCCACCCCGCTGCCGACGACGACCCGCTGCGCCCAGGTGGGCGAGGCCATCGCGGCTGCCGTCGAGCGGATCGGCGGCGACCGCCGGGTCGTCGTGATCGCCTCCGGAGGACTGTCCCACCAGCTGCCGTGGCCCTCCGACTGGACCACTCCCGACGGCGAGGACGAGGAGTTCCTGGTCGAGGCCTGGCTCAACGGGCGCGGCGAGTGGGAGCGCTTCGACCAGCGCCGCCGCGAGATCATCGTCGCCGCGCAGCCGTGCATCTTCACCGACTTCGACGAGCGCTTCCTGGCCGACCTCGAGCGCGGAGAGCTGCGCCCCTATGCCGAGCTCACCACCGAGCAGATCGCCGAGCAGGCCGGCAACGGCGGTCAGGAGATCCGCACCTGGCTGGTGATGGCAGCTGCCCTCGGCTTCCGCGCCGGCAAGGCGTTGGCCTACGCCGAGATGCCCGAATGGCTGACCGGCATGAGTGTCGCCGTCATCGACGCAACGGAAGGAAACGCATGA
- a CDS encoding Rieske 2Fe-2S domain-containing protein — MTETVSPTTPPDGKARRPRTPRHREGKLPGRQDWSTWPHYQAAAAGFRGYWYPVCFADQVGERPHRVKLLGEDLFVIRDKGKLYGMKNRCPHRGVPLSNGNKQFPGAISCVYHGWTFDLETGDLVAAITDGPQSPICGKVTQPTYDVEERLGMVWVYVGDGEKPHPIDEQLPEELVSNPAVLGQRIQAREGNWRFAVENGYDEGHAKYLHRTALWRMFKPMPVWNTTRIVKRDRWIYRVQQEQHWTADFPGLGRWTGLAWYKAKPPKQATNIGNTSSHREVNPVIAAQEFPGFASVSMPGVLRIAYPTFIHYEFYVPVDADNHLYVGVMADFQKGLKTLPFYAKYLGAVRWLFHGQFSGQDKWMVEITDAPPEKLYRPDDSLLQWRKLAEDVTEDRLAALREQGLEPTEEASN; from the coding sequence ATGACCGAGACCGTGAGCCCGACCACCCCACCGGACGGCAAGGCCCGCCGCCCCCGCACCCCCCGCCACCGCGAGGGCAAGCTGCCCGGTCGGCAGGACTGGTCGACGTGGCCGCACTACCAGGCTGCCGCGGCCGGCTTCCGGGGCTACTGGTACCCGGTCTGCTTCGCCGACCAGGTCGGCGAGCGCCCCCACCGCGTCAAGCTTCTCGGCGAGGACCTCTTCGTCATCCGCGACAAGGGCAAGCTCTACGGGATGAAGAACCGGTGCCCCCACCGCGGGGTGCCGCTCAGCAACGGCAACAAGCAGTTCCCGGGAGCCATCTCCTGCGTCTACCACGGCTGGACGTTCGACCTCGAGACCGGCGACCTGGTCGCCGCGATCACCGACGGGCCGCAGTCGCCCATCTGCGGCAAGGTCACCCAGCCGACGTACGACGTCGAGGAGCGTCTCGGCATGGTCTGGGTCTACGTCGGCGACGGCGAGAAGCCGCACCCCATCGACGAGCAGCTCCCCGAGGAGCTCGTGTCCAACCCCGCCGTGCTCGGGCAGCGGATCCAGGCCCGCGAGGGCAACTGGCGCTTCGCGGTCGAGAACGGGTACGACGAGGGCCACGCCAAGTACCTCCACCGCACGGCCCTGTGGCGGATGTTCAAGCCGATGCCGGTCTGGAACACCACGCGGATCGTCAAGCGGGACCGGTGGATCTACCGGGTCCAGCAGGAGCAGCACTGGACCGCGGACTTCCCCGGCCTGGGCCGCTGGACGGGCCTGGCCTGGTACAAGGCCAAGCCGCCGAAGCAGGCAACCAACATCGGCAACACCAGCAGCCACCGCGAGGTCAACCCGGTGATCGCCGCGCAGGAGTTCCCGGGCTTCGCCTCGGTCAGCATGCCCGGCGTGCTCCGGATCGCCTACCCGACCTTCATCCACTACGAGTTCTACGTGCCGGTCGACGCCGACAACCACCTGTACGTCGGCGTGATGGCCGACTTCCAGAAGGGATTGAAGACGCTGCCCTTCTACGCGAAGTACCTCGGCGCGGTCCGCTGGCTCTTCCACGGCCAGTTCTCCGGCCAGGACAAGTGGATGGTCGAGATCACCGACGCTCCGCCGGAGAAGCTCTACCGCCCCGACGACTCGCTGCTGCAGTGGCGCAAGCTCGCCGAGGACGTCACCGAGGACCGGCTCGCCGCCCTCCGCGAGCAGGGCCTGGAGCCCACCGAGGAGGCGTCCAACTGA
- a CDS encoding NAD(P)/FAD-dependent oxidoreductase, with protein MDAPSPMTTDVLIVGAGPTGLYGAYYAGFRGLSTVVVDVLPQPGGQVSALYPEKEIRDVAGIPSIRGRDFVAGLVEQAGAYAPTYRLGRQAVALTHEDDHALVTLDDGTVIAARAVVLTAGIGTPTPRPLPCGEEWLGTGLSYFVLDPSAHADQDVVVVGGGDSALDWAVALEDVARSVTLVHRRAAFRGHAATLQQVQAGPATLHTDTEVVALDGDLASGRLEKVTLRAKDGSEVVVPADHVIAALGFISDLGPLREWGLELNARSVVVDRSQRTNLPRVFAAGDLTDYPGKVKLMSVGFGEVATAVNHVAVDLDPTLTLFPGHSTDGH; from the coding sequence ATGGACGCACCGTCCCCGATGACCACCGACGTGCTGATCGTCGGCGCCGGCCCGACCGGGCTCTACGGCGCCTACTACGCGGGCTTCCGTGGCCTCTCGACGGTCGTCGTCGACGTGCTGCCCCAGCCGGGCGGCCAGGTCAGCGCGCTCTACCCCGAGAAGGAGATCCGCGACGTCGCGGGCATCCCCTCGATCCGCGGTCGCGACTTCGTCGCCGGGCTCGTCGAGCAGGCGGGCGCCTACGCGCCCACCTACCGGCTGGGCCGCCAGGCGGTCGCCCTGACCCACGAGGACGACCACGCGCTGGTCACCCTCGACGACGGCACCGTGATCGCCGCCCGCGCCGTCGTGCTGACCGCGGGCATCGGTACGCCGACCCCGCGGCCGCTGCCCTGCGGTGAGGAGTGGCTCGGCACCGGGCTCTCGTACTTCGTGCTCGACCCGTCGGCGCACGCCGACCAGGACGTCGTGGTCGTCGGCGGCGGCGACAGCGCGCTCGACTGGGCCGTCGCCCTCGAGGACGTCGCCCGGTCGGTGACGCTCGTGCACCGCCGGGCCGCCTTCCGTGGCCACGCCGCGACCCTGCAGCAGGTGCAGGCCGGACCGGCGACGCTGCACACCGACACCGAGGTCGTCGCGCTCGACGGCGACCTGGCCTCGGGGCGCCTCGAGAAGGTCACCCTGCGCGCGAAGGACGGCTCCGAGGTCGTCGTACCGGCGGACCACGTGATCGCCGCCCTCGGCTTCATCAGCGACCTCGGGCCGCTGCGCGAGTGGGGCCTGGAGCTCAACGCCCGCTCCGTCGTGGTCGACCGCTCGCAGCGCACCAACCTGCCGCGCGTCTTCGCCGCCGGCGACCTGACCGACTACCCGGGCAAGGTCAAGCTGATGTCGGTCGGCTTCGGCGAGGTCGCCACCGCGGTCAACCACGTCGCCGTGGACCTCGACCCCACGCTCACCCTCTTCCCCGGTCACTCGACCGACGGCCACTGA
- a CDS encoding indolepyruvate ferredoxin oxidoreductase subunit alpha: MTYVIGADCIDELDRSCIDVCPVDCIYEGDRKSYINPDECIDCGACEVECPVSAISVDRLARTIPEKAVHLEDARTFFDTVLPGRAEPIGKPGGAGRYGEIGVDTPLVAAFDG, translated from the coding sequence ATGACGTACGTGATCGGTGCCGACTGCATCGACGAGCTGGACCGCTCCTGCATCGACGTGTGTCCCGTCGACTGCATCTACGAGGGCGACCGCAAGAGCTACATCAACCCCGACGAGTGCATCGACTGCGGCGCGTGCGAGGTCGAGTGCCCCGTCTCCGCGATCTCGGTCGACCGCCTGGCCCGCACCATCCCCGAGAAGGCCGTCCACCTCGAGGACGCCCGCACGTTCTTCGACACCGTCCTCCCCGGTCGCGCGGAGCCGATCGGGAAGCCGGGCGGGGCCGGTCGGTACGGCGAGATCGGCGTCGACACGCCCCTCGTCGCGGCGTTCGACGGGTGA
- a CDS encoding aldehyde dehydrogenase family protein, which translates to MHTTQLLIADEWVDASSGATAETINPATGETIGTFADGGAADVDAAVAAARAGFESDAWQSMTPDARGRLLWRIADLLERDAEEIAALETLDQGQPTFISSQINLPLAAQVFRYYAGWATKIEGKVSPVSIPGNLSYQRRVPLGVCGLITPWNFPFAIAAWKLAPALATGNAVVLKPAEQTPLSTVRLVEICREAGVPPGVVNLVTGGPDAGRALVAHPGVDKISFTGSTAVGQEIVRASADDLKRVSLELGGKAPSIICPDADLDAAVIGNLQGAVFNTGQACGAYTRFFVHRSVADEFTTKLAAAADSLAIGPGQDPTTVVGPLVSAEHLDRVASYVDSGRAEGAQLVTGGSRVDGELANGYFYRPTVFADVRDEMAIAREEIFGPVLAVMPYDDLDEAVARANGTEYGLAGVVWTKDLTTAHTLPPRLRAGTVFVNQLPLIDPGSPWGGFGMSGHGREMGEYSIDEFTETQTTFINLA; encoded by the coding sequence ATGCACACCACCCAGCTGCTGATCGCGGACGAATGGGTCGACGCGAGCAGCGGAGCGACCGCCGAGACCATCAACCCGGCGACCGGTGAGACCATCGGCACCTTCGCCGACGGCGGTGCGGCCGACGTCGACGCGGCCGTCGCGGCCGCCCGGGCCGGCTTCGAGTCCGACGCCTGGCAGTCGATGACCCCGGACGCCCGCGGTCGGCTGCTGTGGCGCATCGCCGACCTGCTCGAGCGTGACGCCGAGGAGATCGCCGCGCTGGAGACCCTCGACCAGGGCCAGCCGACCTTCATCAGCAGCCAGATCAACCTGCCGCTCGCGGCCCAGGTGTTCCGCTACTACGCCGGCTGGGCCACGAAGATCGAGGGCAAGGTCTCGCCGGTCTCGATCCCCGGCAACCTGAGCTACCAGCGGCGGGTACCGCTCGGCGTCTGCGGCCTCATCACGCCGTGGAACTTCCCCTTCGCGATCGCCGCGTGGAAGCTGGCACCCGCCCTCGCGACCGGCAACGCCGTCGTGCTCAAGCCGGCCGAGCAGACCCCGCTGAGCACGGTGCGGCTGGTCGAGATCTGCCGCGAGGCGGGCGTACCCCCCGGCGTGGTCAACCTGGTCACCGGCGGCCCCGACGCGGGCCGTGCCCTCGTCGCCCACCCCGGCGTCGACAAGATCTCCTTCACCGGCTCCACCGCGGTCGGCCAGGAGATCGTCCGCGCCTCGGCCGACGACCTCAAGCGGGTCTCGCTCGAGCTCGGCGGCAAGGCGCCCAGCATCATCTGCCCCGACGCCGACCTCGACGCCGCCGTCATCGGCAACCTGCAGGGTGCTGTGTTCAACACCGGTCAGGCCTGCGGCGCCTACACCCGCTTCTTCGTGCACCGCTCGGTCGCCGACGAGTTCACCACCAAGCTCGCGGCGGCCGCCGACAGCCTCGCGATCGGCCCCGGCCAGGACCCGACCACCGTGGTCGGCCCGCTGGTCTCGGCCGAGCACCTCGACCGTGTGGCGTCGTACGTCGACTCCGGCCGCGCCGAGGGTGCGCAGCTCGTCACGGGCGGCTCCCGGGTCGACGGTGAGCTGGCGAACGGCTACTTCTACCGCCCCACCGTCTTCGCCGACGTTCGCGACGAGATGGCCATCGCCCGCGAGGAGATCTTCGGCCCCGTCCTCGCCGTGATGCCCTACGACGACCTGGACGAGGCCGTCGCGCGCGCCAACGGCACCGAGTACGGCCTGGCGGGCGTGGTGTGGACCAAGGACCTCACCACCGCCCACACGCTGCCGCCGCGACTGCGCGCTGGCACCGTGTTCGTGAACCAGCTCCCGCTGATCGATCCGGGCTCGCCCTGGGGAGGCTTCGGGATGAGCGGCCACGGCCGCGAGATGGGGGAGTACTCCATCGACGAGTTCACCGAGACCCAGACGACCTTCATCAACCTCGCCTGA
- a CDS encoding primary-amine oxidase: protein MRNQLFDALTADEIRQVAALVRAERIGGERPGFSAVFTDEPDKRLLRDGVAVPRRARAMILDRSTSQTFDVVLDLEADKVASVTEVTEGSAPVLVEEFALAPQLIKADPRYVEALAKRGITDMDKVQIDPWGVGNMAEIDVQGRRLAGSVSYYREFPDDNGYAHPIEGVMAVVDLQREEVIAVHDFGVRPMNPDLCNYTADANQPMRTDVAPLEITQPEGVGFALDGPELTWQKWRFRINMHPLEGLVLHGVEYKDGEEYRSVMHRGSLSEMVVPYGDPSSEHFWRSAFDVGEYGLGKLANSLRLGCDCLGEIVYLDAVLAGEDGEPMTIENAICIHEEDDGILWKHTDWVTGKVDVRRSRRLVVSFIGTVGNYHYGFFWYFYQDGSIQMEVKLLGIVQTRAVEDGEVAEHGTPIAQNLIGTYHQHLFSFRLDMEVDGWQNTVVQNDAYSVPVGPDNPQGNAIGVRKTVIETENTGDAITNTQSSRNWVVLNRGKTNKWGVPVGYKFLPGWSSATMLAQEPSLIAKRAGFATRNIWVTPYEPTEMRSAGEYPNQSRSGAGLPEWTKADRATVDTDVVLWHTLGVTHIPRAEDWPVMPVEKAGFMLLPVNFFDKNPALDVPATAPKHCH from the coding sequence GTGCGCAACCAGCTCTTCGACGCACTGACCGCCGACGAGATCCGGCAGGTCGCCGCCCTCGTCCGCGCCGAGCGGATCGGAGGTGAGCGGCCCGGCTTCAGCGCCGTCTTCACCGACGAGCCCGACAAGCGCCTGCTGCGCGACGGCGTCGCCGTTCCCCGCCGTGCGCGCGCCATGATCCTCGACCGCAGCACCAGCCAGACGTTCGACGTGGTCCTCGACCTCGAGGCTGACAAGGTCGCCTCTGTCACCGAGGTGACCGAGGGCTCCGCGCCCGTGCTGGTCGAGGAGTTCGCGCTCGCCCCCCAGCTGATCAAGGCGGACCCGCGCTACGTCGAGGCGCTCGCGAAGCGCGGCATCACGGACATGGACAAGGTCCAGATCGACCCGTGGGGCGTCGGCAACATGGCCGAGATCGACGTCCAGGGGCGCCGTCTCGCCGGCTCCGTGTCCTACTACCGCGAGTTCCCGGACGACAACGGCTACGCCCACCCCATCGAGGGCGTCATGGCCGTCGTCGACCTGCAGCGCGAGGAGGTCATCGCGGTCCACGACTTCGGCGTACGCCCGATGAACCCGGACCTCTGCAACTACACCGCCGACGCCAACCAGCCGATGCGCACCGATGTCGCGCCGCTGGAGATCACCCAGCCCGAGGGCGTCGGCTTCGCTCTCGACGGGCCCGAGCTGACCTGGCAGAAGTGGCGCTTCCGGATCAACATGCACCCGCTGGAGGGCCTGGTCCTGCACGGCGTGGAGTACAAGGACGGCGAGGAGTACCGCTCGGTCATGCACCGCGGCTCGCTGTCGGAGATGGTCGTGCCGTACGGCGACCCGAGCTCGGAGCACTTCTGGCGCAGCGCCTTCGACGTGGGCGAGTACGGCCTCGGCAAGCTGGCCAACTCGCTGCGCCTGGGATGCGACTGCCTCGGCGAGATCGTCTACCTGGACGCCGTGCTGGCGGGCGAGGACGGCGAGCCGATGACCATCGAGAACGCCATCTGCATCCACGAGGAGGACGACGGCATCCTGTGGAAGCACACCGACTGGGTGACCGGGAAGGTCGACGTCCGCCGCTCGCGTCGCCTCGTCGTCAGTTTCATCGGCACGGTCGGCAACTACCACTACGGCTTCTTCTGGTACTTCTACCAGGACGGCTCCATCCAGATGGAGGTCAAGCTCCTCGGCATCGTGCAGACCCGCGCGGTGGAGGACGGCGAGGTCGCCGAGCACGGCACGCCGATCGCGCAGAACCTGATCGGCACCTACCACCAGCACCTGTTCTCGTTCCGCCTCGACATGGAGGTCGACGGCTGGCAGAACACCGTCGTCCAGAACGACGCCTACTCCGTGCCGGTCGGCCCGGACAACCCGCAGGGCAACGCGATCGGCGTGCGCAAGACGGTCATCGAGACCGAGAACACCGGCGACGCGATCACCAACACCCAGTCGTCGCGCAACTGGGTCGTGCTCAACCGCGGCAAGACCAACAAGTGGGGCGTGCCGGTCGGCTACAAGTTCCTGCCCGGCTGGTCCTCGGCGACCATGCTCGCGCAGGAGCCCTCGCTCATCGCCAAGCGGGCGGGCTTCGCCACCCGCAACATCTGGGTCACGCCCTACGAGCCCACCGAGATGCGCTCGGCGGGCGAGTACCCCAACCAGAGCCGCTCTGGTGCGGGCCTGCCCGAGTGGACCAAGGCCGACCGGGCGACCGTCGACACCGACGTCGTGCTCTGGCACACCCTCGGCGTCACGCACATCCCGCGTGCCGAGGACTGGCCGGTCATGCCGGTGGAGAAGGCCGGCTTCATGCTGTTGCCGGTCAACTTCTTCGACAAGAACCCCGCCCTCGACGTGCCGGCCACCGCGCCCAAGCACTGCCACTGA
- a CDS encoding TetR family transcriptional regulator, translating to MSQADQSDQPEETGPANATRERLLDAAIHIAGTLGTDQVTYRSVAARIGVAHSLVRFHFGTREAMLTAAFERAARHDAAAAHLRADDVSDLAGDLVALLADDPARQLLQYDFLLRAARGHGSLPDVAALYDHYIAQVAATLDSSGIDDPDGSLADLVFAALDGLVLQHFVYGDSARTQVALDRMRALLSGA from the coding sequence GTGAGCCAAGCCGACCAGTCCGACCAGCCCGAGGAGACCGGGCCCGCCAACGCCACCCGAGAGCGCCTGCTCGATGCCGCGATCCACATCGCCGGCACGCTCGGCACCGACCAGGTGACCTACCGGTCGGTGGCAGCGCGGATCGGTGTGGCGCACAGCCTGGTGCGCTTCCACTTCGGCACCCGCGAGGCGATGCTCACCGCCGCCTTCGAACGCGCAGCCCGCCACGACGCCGCGGCTGCGCACCTGCGTGCTGACGACGTCTCCGACCTCGCCGGCGACCTGGTCGCGCTGCTCGCCGACGATCCCGCCCGCCAGCTGCTCCAGTACGACTTCCTGCTGCGCGCAGCGCGCGGCCACGGATCACTGCCCGACGTCGCCGCGCTCTACGACCACTACATCGCCCAGGTCGCCGCCACGCTCGACAGCAGCGGCATCGATGACCCCGACGGCTCTCTTGCCGACTTGGTGTTCGCGGCGCTCGACGGGCTCGTCCTCCAGCACTTCGTCTACGGCGACTCCGCTCGCACGCAGGTCGCGCTCGACCGGATGCGGGCGCTCCTGTCCGGCGCCTGA